From the genome of Nocardia mangyaensis:
CGGGCGCGCGGTGCCCAGGTGCGCATCGGCCATGCCGCGGAGGCGCTCGACCTGCTGCCCGGCGGCCCGACGGTGGTCGTCACCACCTACGCGGCCATTCCGAAGACCAATCCCGAACTGGTCGAGGCGAATCGGCGCGAGATCCCGGTGCTGATGCGCCCGACCGTGCTCGCCGCACTGATGCGTGGGCACAAGACCCTGCTGGTGTCGGGCACCCACGGCAAGACCTCGACCACCTCGATGCTGATCGTCTCGCTGCAGCACTGCGGCGCCGATCCCTCCTTCGCGGTCGGCGGCGAGCTCAACGAGGCGGGCACCAATGCCCACCACGGCAGCGGCGACATCTTCGTCGCCGAGGCCGACGAATCCGACGGCTCACTGCTGCAATACGACCCGGACGTCGCCGTGGTCACCAACATCGAATCCGACCACCTGGACTTCTTCGGCACCGACGAGAACTACGTGCAGGTCTTCGACGACTTCGCCGACCGCCTCGCCCCCGGCGGCCTGCTGGTCGTGTGCCTGGACGATCCGGGCTCCCTGGCGCTGGCCCACCGGGTCGCCCCGCGACTGCGCGAGCGTGGCGTCGAGGTACTCGGATACGGCTCCGGTGATCTGAGCCAGGCCCCGGTGCCGGTCGGTGCCCGGTTGCTCGGCTGGGAACCCCGCGATGTCGGCGGCATCATCGAATTCCAGCTCGGCGGGGAGGACACCCCGCGCACGGTGCGCTTGTCGGTCCCGGGCAGGCATATGGCGCTCAACGCGCTGGCCGCGCTGCTGGCCGCCCGCGCCACCGGCGCCGACATCGACGAGATCGTGCAGGGCCTGGAAGGATTCGGCGGCGTGCACCGCCGGTTCCAGTTCACCGGCCGGGAGAACGGCGTGCGCGTCTTCGACGACTACGCCCACCATCCCACCGAGGTGCGCGCTGTGCTCGAGGCGGCCGCCCAGCTGGTCGCCCAGGAGGCCCGCGACAGCGCCCGCACCCGGCGCGGCCAGGTGATCGTGGTGTTCCAGCCGCATCTCTACAGCCGCACCGCCACTTTCGCCGCCGAGTTCGGCACCGCGCTGAGCCTGGCCGACGAGGTCGTCGTGCTCGACGTGTTCGGCGCTCGCGAGGACCCGCTGCCCGGCGTCAACGGCGCGCTGGTGGCCCAGTCGGTGACCAAACCCGTGCACTACCAACCGGATATGTCCAAGGTCGGTAAGCAGGTCGCCGGTCTGGCCCAGCCCGGTGACGTGGTGATCACCATGGGCGCGGGCGATGTCACCATGCTCGGTACCCAGATCCTCGACGGCCTGCGGTCCCGGCCCCAGCAGGGCGGTCGGTGAGATTGCCGATGCCCGCGGCCCGCGGGTGGCACGGCTACCGGCTCTGGACGGTGGTCGGGGTACTCGTGGTGACCGTCATCGCGGTGCTCGCGTGGTTCACACCGGTGCTGTCGGTGCGGACCGTGCACATCGACGGTCTGTCCTCGGTGCCCGAACAGGACGTCCGCGTCCTGCTCGAAATCCCGGAAGGCCGTTCGATGTTGCGCATCGATACCACCGAGATCGCCCAGCGTGTCGCCGCGATCCCGAAGGTGCGTTCGGTGCGGGTGCAGCGCAAGTTCCCGTCCACGGTCGCGGTGACGGTGGTGGAGCGAACGCCGGTGGTGTACGTCGAATCACCGGACGGTGCGCACCTGATCGACGCCGACAGCGTCGAATTCGCGATCGAGCCCGCGGTGCCGATCGGGGTGCCGAAACTGGTCACCGAGGAGCACTTCACCGGCCCCGAAGCGGCCAGGGCGGCGGTGGATGTGCTGGTCACCTTGCCACCCGCGCTGTCGGTGCAGGTGGGCGAGGTTGTCGCGCGGTCGAATTCGGACGTCTCGCTGAACCTTCGCGACGGTAGGAAGGTAGTGTGGGGCGGCACGGGCGACGGCGAGCGCAAAGCCGCCGTCGTAATGCCGCTGCTCACCAGGGAAGGCACCGTGTTCGACGTTTCGAGTCCGAATCTGGTCACGGTAAAGTGAGCGAAACGTCGGCGCGCCTGCGCCGGGATCGCGGTGACTGCGAATAGCGTTCCGCAGCAGTCGGATACTTGACATAACGCCAACCCTATGGTTGAGGTTGAGGGTTTTGGATCGAAGGAAGGCGAGAGCCCATGACGCCCCCGCACAACTACCTTGCAGTGATCAAGGTCGTCGGTATCGGCGGCGGCGGCGTGAACGCCGTCAACCGGATGATCGAACAGGGACTCAAGGGAGTCGAGTTCATCGCGGTCAATACCGACGCGCAGGCCCTGCTCATGAGCGATGCCGATGTCAAGCTCGATGTCGGCCGTGAACTCACCCGAGGTCTGGGTGCCGGAGCCGATCCGGAGGTCGGCCGCAAGGCTGCCGAAGACCACAAGGACGAGATCGAAGAGGTGCTCAAGGGCGCCGACATGGTCTTCGTCACCGCGGGCGAAGGCGGTGGTACCGGAACCGGTGGCGCCCCTGTCGTTGCCAGCATCGCCCGCAAGTTGGGCGCGCTGACCATAGGCGTCGTCACCCGGCCGTTCTCCTTTGAGGGCAAGCGGCGTGGGAACCAGGCCGAAGTGGGAATCAACCAGCTTCGCGAGTCGTGCGACACCCTGATCGTCATCCCCAACGACCGGCTGCTGCAGCTCGGTGACGCGGCCGTGAGCCTCATGGACGCGTTCCGTTCCGCCGACGAGGTACTCCTCAACGGTGTGCAGGGCATCACCGACCTGATCACCACCCCGGGTCTGATCAACGTCGACTTCGCCGACGTCAAGAGCGTGATGTCCGGTGCGGGTTCGGCATTGATGGGCATCGGCTCGGCGCGCGGTGAGGGCCGTTCGGTGAAGGCGGCCGAGACGGCGATCAACTCGCCGCTGCTGGAAGCCTCCATGGACGGCGCGCACGGCGTGCTGCTCTCGATCGCCGGTGGCTCGGATCTGGGCTTGTTCGAGATCAACGAAGCGGCTTCGCTGGTGCAGGAGGCGGCCCACATCGAGGCCAACATCATCTTCGGCACGGTCATCGACGATTCGCTCGGCGATGAAGTCCGGGTCACCGTGATCGCGGCCGGTTTCGACGGCGGCGGTCCGGCGCGGCGGACGTTCGAGCCGAATGTCAGCGCGCGCAGCGGGTCCAATCCGATCGGCTCCGGCCGGGCGGGCGAGGTCGGCCAGGCGCGGACCGAGGCGCCGGCCCGTCCCACCGAACCCGCCACCAGTGGGGTGTCGAGTGGGCGTGCGGCGGCGCCGAACTACCGCGACACCGAGCGGTACCGCGAGTCCGAGCGTCAGCGGGTCACCGAGGCGGCGATGAACCGGGTCAACAACCCCGATCAGCGCGACGACGGCGACGATGACGACGACATCGAGGTGCCGATCTTCATGCGTCGATAGACTCCGGACACCAGAAGCGCCCGAACTCCACGGAGTTGGGGCGCTTCTCGTCGTGCGGTCAGCGCGTGGCGCCGCCTAGGCAGAACGTGGTCGCCGCATCGCCCGCGAGCTCGACGAACTGGACCATGTCCCGGGTTGGCCGACGTCACCGTGCGCGGGTACTCCGGACGGTCGCGACCGCATTACCCTCGAACCCATGACTGCCGCAGCTCAGACCGTGACCGTCCGCCGGGTGACCACGACCCGTGCCGGTGGCTTCTCCGCCCCGCCCTACGACTCGTTCAATCTGGGCGATCATGTCGGTGACGATCCGGAAGCCGTGCGCCGCAACAGGCTCCGCCTGGCCGAAGGCATCGGTCTGACCCCCGACCGGCTGGTCTGGATGGAACAGGTGCACGGTCGCGCCGTCGAGATCGTCGACGGACCGCGCGCCGAACCGGTCCCGATGACCGACGCGCTGGTCACCACCGTGCCCGGCCTGGCTCTGGTGGTGCTCTCCGCCGACTGTGTGCCGATCCTGCTCTCCGACGACGAAGCGGGCGTGATCGCCGCCGTGCACGCCGGTCGTATCGGCGCGCGCATCGGCATCGTGCCGCGCGTGCTGGAGGCGATGGTCTCGGTCGGTGCGCGCGTCGACCGCATCGGCGCATTCCTCGGCCCGGCCGCTTCCGGCCGCCAGTACGAAGTCCCCGCCGCCATGCGCGCCGACGTCGAAGCGCACCTGCCGGGCAGCGCCACCACCACCGTCCGCAAGACCCCCGGCCTCGACCTGCGCGCGGGGATCAGCAGGCAGCTCACCGAGGTGGGCGTGGGCGGCATCGCGCTCGACCCGCGCTGCACCATCGAGGACAAGACTCTGTTCAGTCACCGACGCGGCGCCCCGACCGGCCGCATCGCCGGAGTGATC
Proteins encoded in this window:
- the murC gene encoding UDP-N-acetylmuramate--L-alanine ligase, which produces MSGQPPEANAIGAEVGAGLPPELERVHMVGIGGAGMSGIARILLARGGAVSGSDARESRGVLSLRARGAQVRIGHAAEALDLLPGGPTVVVTTYAAIPKTNPELVEANRREIPVLMRPTVLAALMRGHKTLLVSGTHGKTSTTSMLIVSLQHCGADPSFAVGGELNEAGTNAHHGSGDIFVAEADESDGSLLQYDPDVAVVTNIESDHLDFFGTDENYVQVFDDFADRLAPGGLLVVCLDDPGSLALAHRVAPRLRERGVEVLGYGSGDLSQAPVPVGARLLGWEPRDVGGIIEFQLGGEDTPRTVRLSVPGRHMALNALAALLAARATGADIDEIVQGLEGFGGVHRRFQFTGRENGVRVFDDYAHHPTEVRAVLEAAAQLVAQEARDSARTRRGQVIVVFQPHLYSRTATFAAEFGTALSLADEVVVLDVFGAREDPLPGVNGALVAQSVTKPVHYQPDMSKVGKQVAGLAQPGDVVITMGAGDVTMLGTQILDGLRSRPQQGGR
- a CDS encoding cell division protein FtsQ/DivIB, whose protein sequence is MPAARGWHGYRLWTVVGVLVVTVIAVLAWFTPVLSVRTVHIDGLSSVPEQDVRVLLEIPEGRSMLRIDTTEIAQRVAAIPKVRSVRVQRKFPSTVAVTVVERTPVVYVESPDGAHLIDADSVEFAIEPAVPIGVPKLVTEEHFTGPEAARAAVDVLVTLPPALSVQVGEVVARSNSDVSLNLRDGRKVVWGGTGDGERKAAVVMPLLTREGTVFDVSSPNLVTVK
- the ftsZ gene encoding cell division protein FtsZ translates to MTPPHNYLAVIKVVGIGGGGVNAVNRMIEQGLKGVEFIAVNTDAQALLMSDADVKLDVGRELTRGLGAGADPEVGRKAAEDHKDEIEEVLKGADMVFVTAGEGGGTGTGGAPVVASIARKLGALTIGVVTRPFSFEGKRRGNQAEVGINQLRESCDTLIVIPNDRLLQLGDAAVSLMDAFRSADEVLLNGVQGITDLITTPGLINVDFADVKSVMSGAGSALMGIGSARGEGRSVKAAETAINSPLLEASMDGAHGVLLSIAGGSDLGLFEINEAASLVQEAAHIEANIIFGTVIDDSLGDEVRVTVIAAGFDGGGPARRTFEPNVSARSGSNPIGSGRAGEVGQARTEAPARPTEPATSGVSSGRAAAPNYRDTERYRESERQRVTEAAMNRVNNPDQRDDGDDDDDIEVPIFMRR
- the pgeF gene encoding peptidoglycan editing factor PgeF — translated: MTAAAQTVTVRRVTTTRAGGFSAPPYDSFNLGDHVGDDPEAVRRNRLRLAEGIGLTPDRLVWMEQVHGRAVEIVDGPRAEPVPMTDALVTTVPGLALVVLSADCVPILLSDDEAGVIAAVHAGRIGARIGIVPRVLEAMVSVGARVDRIGAFLGPAASGRQYEVPAAMRADVEAHLPGSATTTVRKTPGLDLRAGISRQLTEVGVGGIALDPRCTIEDKTLFSHRRGAPTGRIAGVIWMDPAA